The genomic region TAAAGAATAAATTTGAAAACTAAATTTGCCAAAATTTGGAGGTTTTAAAATATTTACATTTTGATTTGTGATTTTTATTTTTGATTTTTGCATTTTGCATTGACCTGGATAAACAGCATGCTGGAAGGAACTCCTATGAACGAATTATGTCCAGGGTTAAAGCTCATTTTTGTGGAACTAATCTATCCTTACTTTCCCCACAATCTCCCAAATGGCTTCAAACCCTTTTTCTTCTAAGAACTTTTCCAACCCCCTGATGATTTCGATGGTTATCTGAGGATTGATTAAATTGGCCGTTCCAATGGCGATCGCCGTTGCTCCCGCCAGAAAAAACTCGATTGCATCCTTCACACTCGCAATTCCGCCCATACCTATGATGGGAATATCGATGGCCTGGGCAACTTGCCAAACCATCCTTATGGCTATGGGTTTTATAGCCGGACCGGAAAGACCTCCAATAATGCTCGCCAATTCCGGACGGAAAGTTTCCACATCTATACACATTCCCAAGAGGGTATTGATCAGTGATACACCATCAGCTCCTGCAATCTCGACAGACCTGGCTATCTTGACGATGTCGGTGACATTTGGGGTGAGCTTGACGATGAGGGGTAAATTGGTCACCCTCCTTACCTCGGTGACAACCTTCGATGCTGATCTTGAACTGGAACCGAAGATTGCTCCACCCTTTTTCACGTTGGGGCAGGAGATATTGAGCTCGATTCCGGAGATCCCATGCACCTGATTTAGCCTATCGCAGACGGCGACGTACTCATCGATGGTGCTCCCTGCAACATTGACGATAATTGGAACATTATAATTTCTAAGATATGGCAAATCCTCTTGAACGAAGCGATCGACACCCTTATTTTGAAGTCCTATGGAGTTAAGAATACCAGAGGCGGTTTCGCACATTCGGGGAGGTGGATTACCCCTTTGTTCCTTCAGAGTAATACTTTTAACCACAATCGCCCCCAGCTTACTTAAGTCTATGAACTGGGCATACTCCCAGCCGCAACCAAAGGGTCCCGAAGCGTTCATCACCGGATTCTTCATTTTAATTCCAGCTAAATCTATACTCAAATCTGGTTTCATACCCAATCACAACCTTTAACCTTGAACCTACCACACGATCTCAGTTGCATCAAAGACCGGACCATCGATACAAACTCTCTTGTAACCATCCCTCGTATCGCAAACACAGGAAAGACAGGCACCAATTCCACACCCCATGCGCCTTTCCATGGAAACTTGGGCGGGAATTTCAAATTCCGAGGAAATTTCGGCGACTTCCTTTAGCATTTCTTCAGGACCACAAGCATAGATGCAATCGGGCTTACACTCTTTGATTGCCACATGTAGAAGATCCGTGACAAGACCCTTGTGGCCAATGCTTCCATCCTCCGTAGCCAGAAAGATTTTTCTGGCTATCCTCTTTAAATACATGAAATAGAGTAATCTCTCTCTAGTTGCCGCTCCCTGGAGGATATAGAGCCTAATCCTTTGTAAATCGATTTCTTCTATCAGAGACACCAAGGGGGCAATCCCCATTCCTCCGGCGACAAGTATGGTGCTTTTGAGACCATCATCGATGGTAAAGCCACTTCCCATGGGACCGATGATGTCCAGAATCTCATGAGGGTGAAGTTGAGCCAGGCAGGAGGTCCCCTTGCCCACAACCTTGAAGAGTATCTCGAAGGTATCCGGACCCAGAATTCGATGGATGCTGAAGGGACGGCGAAGAATGAAATTTCTATTCTCTCCGCATTTAACGTGGATAAATTGTCCAGGTTTGGCTCTGGAAGCAATTTCGCGACAAAAAAATCTTAAGGTATAAATCCCCGGTGCTATTTGTTCCTTTAAAAGAACGTGCGCTTTCACTTGGAACATTTCTTTTCCTCCACAGCCGAAGCTGATTCGGTCTTGGTTTCTAGGAGAAATTCTTCAATGTGATAATCTTGAATGGCTTTAACGGCGATGTCGCCAACTATCATGGCCTCAATCCCCTTGATAGCTGCAGAAGCTCCTGCAATGGTGGTGATGCATGGAATACCATAGGCTGATGTAGTGGTTCGAATATAATATCCATCCGTTCGAGGACCTTTGCCCCAAGGGGTATTGATCACTAGGTCGATCTCCCCGTTCTTTATCAGATCTACCACATTGGGGCGACCCTCCCGAACCTTCAAAACTTCTTTGACCTTAACACCACTCTGGGTGAGCACCTCCGCTGTCCCCTTGGTGGAGACGATCTCAAAACCCAATTCCGCGAGTTTCTTGGCGATGTGAACTATGGCTTTTTTATCTCTATTGCGAACGCTTATAAAGATAGTGCCCTTTGTTGGTAGAGGCACGCCTGCACCCATCTGAGCTTTAGCGAAAGCCTGCCCGAAGCCTTGATCTATTCCCATAACTTCGCCAGTGGATTTCATCTCTGGTCCCAAGACCGTGTCCACCTCTGGGAATCTTCCAAAGGGAAGGACAACTTCCTTAATGGCAATGTGCTTTAATTCATGGCGTTCTTCGTAGCCTAACTCTTTGAGAGTTCTCCCAACCATGGCTCGAGCTGCAAGTTTAGCCAGAGGTATGCCCGTTGCCTTACTCACGTATGGCACCGTTCTAGAAGCTCGAGGATTAACTTCAAGCACATAGAGAGTTCCATCCTTTATGGCGTACTGGATGTTGATCAGTCCCACAACATTTAAAACTCTGGCCAGAGTGCGGGTACACTCCTTAATCTCCTCAATTTGATGATCAGTTATAGAAAGTGGGGGTATCACGCAGGCACTATCCCCCGAGTGGATTCCAGCTTCCTCTATGTGCTCCATGATTCCCCCTATGAATATGGTTTCTCCATCGGACACCGCGTCGACATCGATCTCTACCGCATCCTCAAGAAATTTATCGAGCAAAATGGGGTGTTCCGGCGAAGCCTTGACCGCCGAGGCGATATAACCATCGAGCATTTCCTCTGAGTAGACAATTTCCATGGCCCGACCACCAAGGACGTAAGATGGGCGAACCAGTAAAGGATATCCTATTCCTCGGGCGACCTTTAACGCTTCTTTAAAAGAGGTTGCCGTGCCATGAGGTGGTTGGTTTATCCCTAACTTCCTCAACAATGCTCCGAATCTCTTTCTATCCTCGGCGAGATCGATGCTATCAGGTGAAGTACCTAGGATTTTGACTCCAGCTTTCTCCAGAGGAACAGCCAGTTTTAGAGGCGTTTGTCCACCAAATTGAAGGATGACCCCTTTGGGTTTCTCTGCTCCAACGATGTTCAAAGCATCCTCCAAGGTAAGAGGCTCAAAATAGAGTCTATCGGAGGTATCATAGTCTGTGGAAACCGTCTCTGGATTGCAGTTGATCATGATGGTCTCAAAACCTTCTTCCTTGAGAGCAAAAGCGGCATGGACGCAACAATAATCAAATTCTATTCCCTGACCAATGCGATTGGGACCGCTTCCGAAAATGGCTATCTTTGGCTTAGTTGATGGTCTAATCTCACTCTCAACCTCATATGTAGAGTAATAGTATGGTGTGTACGCCTCAAACTCAGCTGCACAGGTATCAACGAGCTTAAAAGTGGGAGTAATTCCAGAATCTTTTCTTTTCTCGCGAACTGCCTCCTCGGTCGACCCCGTAAGGTAAGCAATTTGAACATCTGAAAAACCATGCCTTTTTGCTTGTTTAAGAAGCTCCTTGGGAAGGGTTTTCAAATTATACTTCGAGATTTCTTGCTCCACTAGGACAATTTCTTGAATTTGGTACAGGAACCAGGGATCGATTTTGGTCAGCTCATAGACCTCTTCAACGGACATTCCCATGGATAGAGCATATTTAATGTAAAAGATTCGATCTTGAGTGGGAACGGCTAATTTTTGATGGACTTGCTCCTCGATAATCTCCTCGCGCCCGTCAGCCCCCAAACCATATCTATCGATTTCCAGAGATCTAATGGCCTTCTGAAGTGCTTCTTTGAAGGTTCGCCCGATGGACATCGCTTCTCCCACGGATTTCATCTTCGTGGTGAGGCGTGCATCGGCTTCGGGAAATTTCTCAAAAGTCCATCTTGGGATCTTTACCACCACATAGTCTATGGTCGGTTCAAAGCAAGCCGGAGTCTCCTTGGTGATATCATTTGGAATTTCATCCAGAGTGTATCCCACAGCAAGCTTAGCAGCGATTTTGGCGATGGGAAAACCGGTAGCCTTGGAAGCAAGGGCTGAACTTCGAGAAACCCTGGGATTCATTTCAATGACCACCAGACGCCCTGTTTCGGGATGAACAGCAAACTGGATGTTGGATCCACCGGTTTCCACCCCTATCTCCCTCATGATGGCGATGGCAGCGTCTCGAAGTTGCTGATATTCCTTATCGGTCAGGGTTTGAGCAGGAGCAACGGTGATGCTATCTCCGGTGTGGATCCCCATGGGATCAAAATTCTCGATGGGACAGACGATGACCACGTTGTCCTTGAGATCTCTCATCACCTCTAGCTCGTATTCCTTCCAACCGATCACCGACTCCTCGATTAAAACTTCATTTATGGGGCTGAGCATGAGACCCGTAGAAACAATATTTCTAAACTCCTCCAGATTATAAGCGATGCCTCCACCGGTCCCACTCAGAGTGAAACTGGGTCGAATGACTATGGGAAAACCGATATCCTCCACAATTCTTAAAGCTTCACTTAAGCTATAGGCAAAACCGCTGCGGGGTAGGTCCAGTCCAATTCTACTCATTGCCTTTTTGAACAAGCTTCTATCCTCAGCCTTTTTAATTACCTCGAGTTTCGCTCCAATGAGCTCAACTCCAAATCGATGAAGCACGCCACTTTCAGCGAGAGCAACGGCGGTATTAAGTCCCGTTTGACCACCCAACGTTGGTAGCAAAGCATCGGGTTTTTCCTTTTCAATTATCTTTTCTACGACCTCCGGTGTTATGGGCTCAATGTAGGTTCTATCGGCGAACTCGGGGTCGGTCATGATGGTTGCCGGATTGGAATTGACCAGGATGACTTTGAATCCATCCTGCTTTAAAACCTTACAAGCCTGGGTCCCCGAATAATCAAATTCGCAAGCCTGTCCAATGATGATGGGTCCCGAGCCAATTATCAAGATTTTTTTAATATCCGTTCTTCGAGGCATGATATATGTTCTCTCCCTTATGCCCTTGACATAACTCTAGAAATTAAGTTTGCAAACCCTAAATTCGAAATCCTAAATCCTAAACAAATTCAAAATCCAAATTTTTTGAAATCCTAAACCTTGTTTCATTTTGTTTTGAACTTTGGATTGTTCAACTGAGTTCACAACGAAGTTTTGGTCATTTAATATTGTTTAGAATTGGCAAAAAAAGCTTCTGCCGTAGGCGATTTATGTCTAACCTATGTTCTCTTCCTCCATTAACTTCACAAACTGCTCGAATAAGTACCTGGAATCATGGGGACCCGGTGAAGCCTCTGGATGATACTGCACAGAGTAGGCGGGAATATCCAGACATTGCAAGCCTTCCACAGTCCCATCATTCAAATTAATGTGGGTGATCTCGATGCTCCCAAACTCGGTTTCTCCTTTCCACCCACCAATTGGGATCGTCTTTCCCACACGCCATTCCCTCTCGCTAACCTTAAGAGAATTTTGATCCACGGCAAAGCCATGGTTTTGGGCCGTTATTTCAACGCCTCCTGTCAGCAGATTTTTAACTGGCTGATTTCCGCCTCTATGACCGAACTTAAGCTTATAAGTCCTGCCCCCTAAAGCTAAGGCAAGTATCTGATGCCCCAAACAAATTCCAAAGATGGGTTTTTTGCCTAGGAGTTTTCCTGTAGTTTCAATGGCGTAAGGCACACCCGCGGGATCTCCCGGACCATTGGATAGCAAAATTCCATCGGGATTTAAGGCTAACACCTCTTCGGCCTTGGTGCTGGCGGGCACAACGGTTATCTTGCACCCTACCGTTTCAAGAGATCTTAAGATACTGCGTTTTATGCCAAAATCAAAGGCGACGACATGAAAGTGCTTAACTCTCTTCGTTTCCCACCATATATGGGGTTTATCAGTGGTAACGTTTTTAACCAAGTCTCTGCCTATAAGTCCTGGAGATGCCTTGGCTTTCTCCACTAGGCTCTGGGTGTCCAGATCAACTGATGAAAGAACGCCTTTCATGGCTCCCTCGCTTCGAATGTGCTTGGTTAAAGCTCTGGTATCGATATCCTGAATCCCCACAATGCCGTAAGAATTAAGGAAATTTTCCAGGGAATCCTCAGCCCTCCAGTTACTATAGATTCTGGAGTATTCTCTGACCACAAATCCCTCCACAAAGGGCCCTCGAGACTCGTAATCCTCGGAATTTACCCCGTAATTGCCGATATGAGGGTAGGTCATTGTTACTATTTGACCCGCATAGGAGGGGTCGGTCAACACCTCTTGATACCCAGTCATACTGGTGTTAAAGACGACCTCTCCTACTGCCTCACCAATTGCCCCAAAAGCTGTTCCCTCATATGTGGTTCCATCTTCCAATGCCAATATCGCCCTTTCCCTCATATCACTATCCCCTAATGTCTTCGACTCTCGTCCCTCGATTCTCAATGCTCGACCCTCGACTCTATTCCGTAACCTTTGACGATATTACCTTCCCTTATAACTATCTCCCCCGCCACTAAAACATATTTCACAATACCATTCAATTCCCAACCGTGGAAGGGGGAATTTTTGCTCTTGGATTCAAATTTGTCGATATCAACCTTAAGTTTAGATTTGTGATCAAATATGGTGATATCAGCATCACTTCCTATGGATAAACTTCCCTTGTGAATTCCTAGAGTATTTGCGGGATTTATCGCTAACTTTGCGATCAACCGCGGCAAATCAAGCACGCCAGTTTCCACGACCTTGGTGAGCATCAAGGGAAGGGTCGTTTCAAGCCCCACAATTCCAAATGGAGCGTGGTCAAACTCCCTCTCCTTTTCATGCAGCGCATGTGGAGCGTGATCGCTGGCAATGGCATCAATTGTCCCATCGGAAAGTCCCTTCAAAAGTGCCTGCACATCTCGCTGGGATCTGAGCGGGGGATTCACCTTAAAATTAGTGTCGAAATTCATTAAAGCCTTGTCAGTGAGTACCAAATGATGAGGAGTAACATCGCAAGTCACCCGAATTCCCGCCTTTTTAGCCATGCGGATTAAAGCTACGGTCCCCTCCGTACTAACATGGGCTATATGAAGTCTTCCCCCAGTTACCCCAGCTAGAATAATATCTCGAGCGACCATGACCTCTTCAGCAGCCGCTGGGATGCCTTTCAATCCAAGCAGTGTGGAATAAAAACCTTCATTCATCTGACCATGGAAAGAAAGATTTTTGTCTTCCGAATGAGCAATCAGTGGGATGTTAAACATTCGTGAATATTCAAAGGCTCTCCTCATCACCTCGGCATTCATCACCGACTCTCCGTCATCCGAGAAAGCCACCGCACCTGCTTTAACCAACTCGCCCATCTCAGCGAGTTCTTTACCCTTTAAACCCTTGGTGATGGCAGCGACTGGAAAGATACTGGCCATTCCCTCTTCTCTGGATTTCTCCAGTATCATCTCGATCACAGATGCTGTATCGGCAACTGGATTTGTGTTTGGCATGCAAGCAACGGAGGTGAAACCACCTTTAATAGCGGCTCGGGTGCCAGTTCTTATGGTTTCCTCATCCTCTCTACCGGGTTCACGTAGGTGGACATGCATATCTATGAGACCAGGTGTTACAATCATATCCCTGGCCTCAATAGTTTCAGCATCCTCTGCCGCTAAATTCTCCGCAATGCTCATTATCTTTC from Actinomycetota bacterium harbors:
- a CDS encoding dihydroorotase, producing MSKVLIRGGRVIDPANEVDATLDILVKNGKIMSIAENLAAEDAETIEARDMIVTPGLIDMHVHLREPGREDEETIRTGTRAAIKGGFTSVACMPNTNPVADTASVIEMILEKSREEGMASIFPVAAITKGLKGKELAEMGELVKAGAVAFSDDGESVMNAEVMRRAFEYSRMFNIPLIAHSEDKNLSFHGQMNEGFYSTLLGLKGIPAAAEEVMVARDIILAGVTGGRLHIAHVSTEGTVALIRMAKKAGIRVTCDVTPHHLVLTDKALMNFDTNFKVNPPLRSQRDVQALLKGLSDGTIDAIASDHAPHALHEKEREFDHAPFGIVGLETTLPLMLTKVVETGVLDLPRLIAKLAINPANTLGIHKGSLSIGSDADITIFDHKSKLKVDIDKFESKSKNSPFHGWELNGIVKYVLVAGEIVIREGNIVKGYGIESRVEH
- the carB gene encoding carbamoyl-phosphate synthase large subunit, producing MPRRTDIKKILIIGSGPIIIGQACEFDYSGTQACKVLKQDGFKVILVNSNPATIMTDPEFADRTYIEPITPEVVEKIIEKEKPDALLPTLGGQTGLNTAVALAESGVLHRFGVELIGAKLEVIKKAEDRSLFKKAMSRIGLDLPRSGFAYSLSEALRIVEDIGFPIVIRPSFTLSGTGGGIAYNLEEFRNIVSTGLMLSPINEVLIEESVIGWKEYELEVMRDLKDNVVIVCPIENFDPMGIHTGDSITVAPAQTLTDKEYQQLRDAAIAIMREIGVETGGSNIQFAVHPETGRLVVIEMNPRVSRSSALASKATGFPIAKIAAKLAVGYTLDEIPNDITKETPACFEPTIDYVVVKIPRWTFEKFPEADARLTTKMKSVGEAMSIGRTFKEALQKAIRSLEIDRYGLGADGREEIIEEQVHQKLAVPTQDRIFYIKYALSMGMSVEEVYELTKIDPWFLYQIQEIVLVEQEISKYNLKTLPKELLKQAKRHGFSDVQIAYLTGSTEEAVREKRKDSGITPTFKLVDTCAAEFEAYTPYYYSTYEVESEIRPSTKPKIAIFGSGPNRIGQGIEFDYCCVHAAFALKEEGFETIMINCNPETVSTDYDTSDRLYFEPLTLEDALNIVGAEKPKGVILQFGGQTPLKLAVPLEKAGVKILGTSPDSIDLAEDRKRFGALLRKLGINQPPHGTATSFKEALKVARGIGYPLLVRPSYVLGGRAMEIVYSEEMLDGYIASAVKASPEHPILLDKFLEDAVEIDVDAVSDGETIFIGGIMEHIEEAGIHSGDSACVIPPLSITDHQIEEIKECTRTLARVLNVVGLINIQYAIKDGTLYVLEVNPRASRTVPYVSKATGIPLAKLAARAMVGRTLKELGYEERHELKHIAIKEVVLPFGRFPEVDTVLGPEMKSTGEVMGIDQGFGQAFAKAQMGAGVPLPTKGTIFISVRNRDKKAIVHIAKKLAELGFEIVSTKGTAEVLTQSGVKVKEVLKVREGRPNVVDLIKNGEIDLVINTPWGKGPRTDGYYIRTTTSAYGIPCITTIAGASAAIKGIEAMIVGDIAVKAIQDYHIEEFLLETKTESASAVEEKKCSK
- a CDS encoding dihydroorotate dehydrogenase, which produces MKPDLSIDLAGIKMKNPVMNASGPFGCGWEYAQFIDLSKLGAIVVKSITLKEQRGNPPPRMCETASGILNSIGLQNKGVDRFVQEDLPYLRNYNVPIIVNVAGSTIDEYVAVCDRLNQVHGISGIELNISCPNVKKGGAIFGSSSRSASKVVTEVRRVTNLPLIVKLTPNVTDIVKIARSVEIAGADGVSLINTLLGMCIDVETFRPELASIIGGLSGPAIKPIAIRMVWQVAQAIDIPIIGMGGIASVKDAIEFFLAGATAIAIGTANLINPQITIEIIRGLEKFLEEKGFEAIWEIVGKVRID
- a CDS encoding dihydroorotate dehydrogenase electron transfer subunit, whose amino-acid sequence is MFQVKAHVLLKEQIAPGIYTLRFFCREIASRAKPGQFIHVKCGENRNFILRRPFSIHRILGPDTFEILFKVVGKGTSCLAQLHPHEILDIIGPMGSGFTIDDGLKSTILVAGGMGIAPLVSLIEEIDLQRIRLYILQGAATRERLLYFMYLKRIARKIFLATEDGSIGHKGLVTDLLHVAIKECKPDCIYACGPEEMLKEVAEISSEFEIPAQVSMERRMGCGIGACLSCVCDTRDGYKRVCIDGPVFDATEIVW
- the carA gene encoding glutamine-hydrolyzing carbamoyl-phosphate synthase small subunit, yielding MRERAILALEDGTTYEGTAFGAIGEAVGEVVFNTSMTGYQEVLTDPSYAGQIVTMTYPHIGNYGVNSEDYESRGPFVEGFVVREYSRIYSNWRAEDSLENFLNSYGIVGIQDIDTRALTKHIRSEGAMKGVLSSVDLDTQSLVEKAKASPGLIGRDLVKNVTTDKPHIWWETKRVKHFHVVAFDFGIKRSILRSLETVGCKITVVPASTKAEEVLALNPDGILLSNGPGDPAGVPYAIETTGKLLGKKPIFGICLGHQILALALGGRTYKLKFGHRGGNQPVKNLLTGGVEITAQNHGFAVDQNSLKVSEREWRVGKTIPIGGWKGETEFGSIEITHINLNDGTVEGLQCLDIPAYSVQYHPEASPGPHDSRYLFEQFVKLMEEENIG